A genome region from Trichocoleus sp. includes the following:
- a CDS encoding mercuric reductase, translated as MTPSSAPTLHPESLVSPLDEYNQALIDRVHPLNWVNPTPQDRYDLVVIGAGTAGLVVAAGAAGLGIGLKIALIERHLMGGDCLNLGCVPSKTIIRSSRVVEEIQNAAQFGVKVGEKSIAPEVNFAAVMARMRRIRADISDHDSADRFQKLGIDVFLGEGRFEDRQTVRVGDQVLRFKKAVIATGARAAKPEIPGIEAAGYLTNETVFSLTDRPNRLAVIGGGPLGAELAQAFRRFGAQVTLFHRDSHILNKEDPEAAEIVQQAFLQEGVELVLNAQIQRVETAPDGKVIHYRSEQGESSITVDEILVGTGRAPNAEGLNLEAAGVKFDAKAGVQVNDFLQTTNSKIYAAGDICMNWKFTHAADAAARIVIKNALFTPLGLGRSKLSDLIMPWVTYTDPEIAHVGLYEREAQQKGIAIETITIPLDDVDRAITDSETNGFVKIHHQQGADKILGATIVAKHAGDLISEITTAIVGKVGLSQLSTVIHPYPTQAEGIKRAADTYQRTLLSTRARTLLGLLNRIANIGS; from the coding sequence ATGACTCCCTCTTCTGCCCCCACACTCCATCCTGAGTCCCTGGTTTCTCCCCTGGATGAATACAACCAAGCTTTGATCGATCGGGTTCATCCACTCAACTGGGTAAACCCCACCCCTCAAGATCGCTATGATCTGGTGGTGATCGGCGCTGGAACGGCTGGATTAGTCGTTGCTGCTGGAGCCGCCGGACTGGGGATCGGTCTGAAGATTGCCTTAATCGAACGGCACTTGATGGGAGGAGATTGTCTGAACTTAGGCTGCGTGCCCTCCAAGACAATCATTCGCTCCTCTAGGGTGGTGGAAGAGATACAAAACGCCGCCCAATTTGGGGTCAAGGTTGGCGAAAAATCAATTGCACCTGAAGTCAATTTTGCCGCAGTAATGGCAAGGATGCGCCGGATTCGAGCCGACATCAGCGATCATGACTCCGCCGATCGGTTCCAAAAGTTGGGCATTGATGTATTTCTAGGAGAGGGTCGGTTTGAAGACAGGCAAACTGTACGGGTCGGGGATCAGGTGTTGCGCTTCAAGAAGGCGGTTATTGCAACGGGTGCAAGGGCGGCGAAACCGGAGATTCCCGGAATCGAGGCAGCAGGCTATCTAACGAATGAAACCGTTTTTTCGCTCACCGATCGCCCAAATCGATTGGCAGTCATTGGGGGTGGTCCTCTTGGGGCTGAACTGGCGCAAGCGTTCCGGCGGTTTGGCGCTCAGGTGACACTGTTTCATCGCGATTCTCATATTCTCAATAAAGAAGATCCTGAAGCAGCCGAAATTGTACAGCAGGCATTTCTGCAGGAAGGTGTTGAACTCGTTTTGAATGCCCAAATTCAACGAGTCGAAACTGCTCCAGATGGCAAAGTGATTCACTATCGCTCTGAGCAGGGAGAAAGTTCCATCACCGTAGACGAAATTTTGGTGGGAACCGGACGTGCCCCTAACGCAGAAGGACTGAACTTAGAGGCAGCAGGTGTAAAATTTGACGCGAAAGCAGGCGTTCAAGTCAATGATTTTTTACAAACTACAAATTCCAAAATTTATGCAGCAGGTGATATTTGCATGAATTGGAAATTTACTCATGCTGCTGATGCTGCGGCTCGAATTGTGATTAAAAATGCTCTCTTTACGCCATTAGGATTAGGACGATCAAAACTCAGCGATTTGATCATGCCCTGGGTGACTTATACCGATCCTGAAATTGCCCATGTCGGACTGTATGAACGAGAGGCGCAGCAAAAGGGAATTGCTATCGAAACAATCACAATTCCGTTAGATGACGTCGATCGCGCCATTACCGATAGTGAGACAAATGGCTTTGTCAAGATCCATCATCAGCAGGGTGCAGACAAAATCCTGGGGGCTACAATAGTAGCGAAGCACGCGGGTGATCTGATCAGCGAAATTACAACAGCGATCGTGGGTAAAGTTGGGCTAAGTCAGCTTTCTACCGTGATTCATCCTTATCCCACTCAAGCAGAAGGGATCAAAAGAGCCGCTGACACCTATCAGCGCACCCTGCTTTCGACTCGCGCTAGAACGCTACTCGGACTTCTCAATCGGATCGCAAATATTGGCAGCTAA
- a CDS encoding SGNH/GDSL hydrolase family protein, with amino-acid sequence MQKKHSMKRMSDRHLRSASQFFKFSPTRLRLSLLPRWVFLSLVINTFLGTALFAFVLRQVRFPALSASASTDPIATSTPIMPSNEPADLVSNDDNLSNSPRHQLSYQQWVEQLTQEASVVAEQKPSKLTVLAGDSISLWFPIHLLPPNRHWLNQGISGETSAGLLKRIHLFSATTPETVYVLVGINDLIRGADDRTILDNQEQIIRDLKVDHPKSQIVLQSILPHAGQEATWEGRDRLLAVPNRRIQNLNRQLESIARQEGIYFLDLYPLFSDAEGSLRMEYSTDGLHLNTKGYEVWSVALQVYMNEVLKPDLEQG; translated from the coding sequence GTGCAAAAAAAGCATTCGATGAAACGGATGAGCGATCGTCATTTGCGCTCGGCAAGCCAGTTCTTTAAGTTTTCGCCAACGCGCTTGCGCCTATCCCTGCTCCCGCGATGGGTTTTTCTTTCCCTCGTGATCAATACTTTCTTAGGGACAGCTTTATTTGCTTTCGTGCTACGTCAGGTTCGCTTTCCAGCGCTTTCTGCTTCAGCCAGCACTGACCCGATCGCCACATCAACCCCCATCATGCCGTCTAATGAGCCAGCAGATCTCGTTAGCAATGATGACAACCTGAGCAACAGCCCTCGCCATCAGTTGAGCTATCAGCAGTGGGTTGAACAACTCACTCAAGAAGCCAGCGTTGTCGCCGAGCAGAAGCCTTCTAAACTGACCGTGCTGGCGGGTGATTCAATTAGCCTCTGGTTCCCCATTCATTTGTTGCCGCCGAATCGTCATTGGCTGAATCAGGGAATTTCCGGGGAAACATCGGCAGGGCTGCTGAAGCGAATCCACCTGTTTAGCGCGACGACTCCTGAAACCGTTTATGTTCTAGTTGGCATTAATGATTTGATTCGCGGTGCTGATGATCGCACGATTCTGGACAACCAGGAGCAAATTATCCGCGATCTCAAAGTTGACCATCCTAAGTCACAAATTGTTCTGCAATCCATCCTGCCTCATGCCGGACAGGAAGCAACCTGGGAAGGACGCGATCGACTCCTTGCTGTCCCCAATCGCCGTATCCAAAACCTGAACCGCCAGCTCGAATCGATTGCTCGACAAGAGGGCATTTACTTTCTTGATCTTTATCCCCTCTTCAGTGATGCTGAGGGCAGCCTCCGGATGGAATACAGCACCGATGGCTTACACCTCAACACGAAAGGCTATGAAGTTTGGAGCGTTGCCCTACAGGTGTATATGAACGAAGTGCTGAAACCCGATTTGGAGCAGGGATAA
- a CDS encoding TVP38/TMEM64 family protein — protein sequence MIPLYRWMAMSNEAFNLQSGLQQLLEGIQGAGGAGVVGFILLYGLFTVLLLPGTILTLSAGVIFGAVQGSIYAWIGATLGATLAFLTGRYLARQWVTQKIAHRSRFQAIDRAVSQAGLKIVLLTRLSPLFPFNLLNYAFGITGVSLRDYVLGSVGMIPTTILYVYIGSLAGNLTQLETTAQPGDPRLYWAFRIVGLLTTLAVTVFITQTARKALAAAAPEEPSNS from the coding sequence GTGATTCCTTTGTACCGTTGGATGGCAATGAGCAACGAAGCGTTTAATCTGCAAAGTGGGCTGCAACAGCTTCTAGAAGGAATTCAGGGAGCAGGAGGAGCAGGGGTAGTTGGCTTTATTCTGCTGTATGGTCTGTTCACGGTTCTGCTGTTGCCCGGCACAATTTTGACCTTAAGTGCAGGGGTGATTTTTGGAGCAGTTCAAGGCTCAATCTATGCCTGGATTGGCGCAACTCTGGGCGCAACTCTAGCATTTCTGACGGGGAGGTATCTGGCAAGGCAATGGGTGACTCAGAAAATTGCTCATCGGTCAAGGTTTCAAGCAATCGATCGGGCAGTCAGTCAGGCGGGTTTGAAGATCGTGTTGCTTACCCGGCTCTCTCCCCTTTTTCCGTTTAATCTGCTCAATTATGCCTTTGGGATTACCGGAGTCTCTTTGCGTGACTATGTGCTGGGTTCAGTTGGGATGATTCCGACCACAATCCTTTATGTCTACATTGGCTCGTTGGCAGGCAATTTGACTCAGCTAGAGACAACAGCCCAGCCTGGTGATCCACGATTGTATTGGGCTTTCCGGATAGTAGGATTGCTTACCACGCTTGCCGTTACCGTTTTTATCACGCAAACTGCTCGAAAAGCACTCGCTGCCGCTGCACCCGAAGAACCGTCAAACTCTTAG
- a CDS encoding cupin domain-containing protein, which yields MLIQKLNACEEFVAGDGTLLRELLHPDKQPIELRYSLAHAIVAPGQTSIVHSLKTSEVYYILSGTGEMRINNETQVVQPGDAVYIPPDAQQSIHNGGTEPLIFLCIVDPAWQKADETIY from the coding sequence ATGCTGATCCAAAAACTAAATGCCTGTGAAGAATTTGTTGCAGGAGATGGTACCCTGCTACGCGAATTGCTGCATCCTGACAAGCAACCGATCGAGCTTCGCTACAGTTTGGCTCATGCGATCGTTGCTCCAGGGCAGACTTCGATCGTGCATTCATTAAAAACTTCGGAAGTGTACTACATCCTCAGTGGCACTGGGGAGATGCGAATTAATAACGAAACACAAGTCGTGCAGCCCGGTGATGCGGTTTACATCCCACCTGACGCCCAACAGTCAATTCATAACGGAGGGACGGAACCGCTCATCTTTCTGTGCATCGTTGATCCTGCTTGGCAAAAAGCGGATGAAACGATCTACTAG
- a CDS encoding 4-hydroxy-3-methylbut-2-enyl diphosphate reductase: MDTKAFKRSLNNSDRYHRKGFGHAEEVSGQMQSEYQSDLVQQIRDNGYSLVQGNVTIRLAEAFGFCWGVERAVAMAYETRQHFPTERIWITNEIIHNPSVNQRLREMDVSFIEVKDGNKDFSVVDHGDVVILPAFGASVQEMQLLNEKGSMIVDTTCPWVSKVWNTVEKHKKGSHTSIIHGKHNHEETIATSSFAGTYLVVLNLAEAQYVCDYILHGGDRAEFIAKFSRACSEGFDPDQDLERVGIANQTTMLKGETEQIGKLFEHTMMKKYGPDKLNQHFLAFNTICDATQERQDAMFQLVEEKLDLMVVIGGYNSSNTTHLQEIAIERGIPSYHIDSADRIGEGNRVEHKPLHQDLEVQENWLPAGQITVGITSGASTPDKVVAAVIEKIFEIKGVNREVALK, translated from the coding sequence ATGGATACCAAAGCCTTTAAACGATCGCTCAACAACTCTGACCGCTACCACCGCAAGGGGTTTGGTCATGCAGAAGAAGTTTCTGGGCAAATGCAGTCTGAGTACCAGAGTGATCTGGTTCAGCAGATTCGAGACAATGGCTATTCGTTAGTACAAGGCAATGTAACAATTCGCTTAGCAGAAGCCTTTGGGTTTTGTTGGGGAGTTGAACGCGCAGTGGCAATGGCGTATGAGACGCGGCAGCATTTCCCAACCGAGCGCATCTGGATCACAAATGAAATTATCCACAATCCTTCGGTCAATCAACGGCTGCGGGAGATGGATGTCAGTTTTATCGAGGTGAAGGACGGCAATAAGGATTTCTCAGTGGTCGATCACGGTGATGTGGTCATCTTGCCTGCTTTTGGAGCCAGCGTTCAGGAAATGCAGCTACTGAATGAAAAAGGCAGCATGATCGTTGATACAACCTGTCCCTGGGTATCGAAGGTTTGGAACACGGTCGAAAAACATAAGAAGGGCAGCCACACCTCAATTATTCACGGCAAACACAATCACGAAGAGACGATCGCCACAAGCTCTTTTGCTGGAACTTATCTGGTTGTGCTAAATCTGGCAGAGGCACAGTACGTCTGCGACTATATTTTGCATGGGGGCGATCGAGCCGAATTTATCGCAAAGTTCAGCCGTGCCTGCTCTGAGGGATTTGATCCGGATCAAGATCTGGAGCGTGTTGGAATTGCGAATCAAACAACCATGCTGAAGGGCGAAACCGAGCAGATTGGTAAGCTATTCGAGCATACGATGATGAAAAAGTATGGTCCTGACAAGCTGAATCAGCATTTTCTCGCCTTCAACACCATTTGTGATGCAACTCAGGAGCGTCAGGATGCGATGTTTCAATTGGTTGAGGAAAAACTGGACTTGATGGTTGTCATTGGCGGCTATAATTCCTCGAACACAACGCACTTACAGGAAATTGCGATCGAACGCGGCATCCCTTCGTACCACATTGATAGTGCTGATCGCATTGGGGAGGGCAATCGAGTTGAGCATAAGCCGCTCCATCAAGATCTCGAAGTTCAGGAAAACTGGCTACCCGCAGGACAAATTACGGTCGGTATTACCTCTGGAGCCTCCACGCCCGACAAAGTTGTAGCAGCCGTGATTGAAAAGATCTTTGAGATTAAAGGAGTCAACCGAGAAGTTGCGCTCAAGTGA
- a CDS encoding ammonium transporter produces MSKQAHKRTRPRSGRSAAQVWAESEVAYYIQKYTRKFRRLTPSWQACVPLAGLIFAVSAMSASAQTPSTTELAELETSLRVGLDTMWVMVTGMLVFFMNAGFCMLETGLCRQKNAVNVLAKNLIVFALSTIAFWTIGFGLMFSDGNGFFGTSGLFFLGGADNSPLTGDAYQGVYSSLNWTGVPLAAKFFFQLVFAGTAATIVSGAVAERIKFVDFLIFSLLLVGVAYPITGHWIWGGGWLAKLGFFDFAGSTVVHSVGGWAALMGAAFLGPRIGKYNSSGSINAIPGHNMSIATLGCLILWLGWFGFNPGSTMGVGDGSLIAHIALTTNTGGAFGGVAATITAWLLLGKPDLSMVINGILAGLVAVTASCAFITIPVSALIGTVGGIIVVFAVLYIDRLRIDDPVGAIAVHLVNGTWGTLAVGLFAVGPSDAPGALYSAGPAAGLFAGGGLSQLWVQFLGIISVGGITVLLSAIFWAVLKAISGIRVSEEEEIVGLDIGEHGMEAYHGFLKDGNVVGNGVTDAEITSSNYQ; encoded by the coding sequence ATGTCTAAACAAGCGCATAAGCGAACAAGACCTCGGAGTGGGCGATCGGCTGCTCAGGTCTGGGCAGAGTCAGAAGTTGCTTATTACATTCAGAAGTACACTCGAAAATTTCGGCGGCTCACTCCATCGTGGCAAGCTTGCGTTCCACTTGCGGGATTAATTTTTGCGGTTTCTGCAATGTCGGCTTCGGCTCAAACTCCTTCCACCACCGAGTTGGCTGAACTAGAAACCTCTCTGCGAGTTGGGCTAGATACCATGTGGGTCATGGTGACGGGGATGCTCGTCTTCTTCATGAACGCTGGGTTCTGCATGTTAGAAACCGGTCTTTGCCGCCAGAAGAACGCTGTTAACGTGCTTGCAAAGAACCTGATTGTGTTTGCCCTCTCAACAATTGCGTTCTGGACGATTGGTTTTGGCTTGATGTTCAGCGATGGCAATGGCTTTTTTGGCACAAGCGGTCTTTTCTTCTTAGGCGGGGCAGACAATAGCCCCCTAACGGGTGATGCTTATCAGGGCGTTTATAGTTCACTCAACTGGACTGGCGTTCCTCTCGCTGCCAAGTTTTTCTTCCAGCTCGTGTTTGCTGGAACCGCAGCAACGATCGTCTCTGGTGCAGTTGCTGAGCGCATCAAGTTCGTTGACTTTTTGATTTTTAGCTTGCTGCTGGTCGGTGTTGCTTACCCCATTACAGGTCACTGGATCTGGGGCGGTGGCTGGTTAGCCAAGTTGGGCTTCTTTGATTTTGCCGGTTCAACAGTAGTTCACTCAGTGGGCGGTTGGGCAGCCTTGATGGGTGCAGCATTCTTGGGTCCTCGGATTGGCAAATACAACAGCAGTGGCTCCATCAATGCAATTCCTGGTCACAACATGAGCATCGCGACGCTTGGCTGTCTGATCCTCTGGTTGGGCTGGTTCGGCTTTAACCCTGGTTCCACAATGGGTGTTGGGGATGGTTCTCTGATTGCTCACATTGCCCTGACAACCAACACAGGAGGGGCTTTTGGTGGTGTGGCTGCAACAATCACCGCATGGCTGCTTCTGGGTAAGCCTGATCTGTCAATGGTCATCAACGGCATTTTGGCAGGCTTGGTTGCGGTTACGGCTTCTTGTGCCTTTATTACGATTCCGGTTTCTGCCTTAATTGGAACCGTCGGCGGCATCATTGTTGTGTTTGCAGTGCTCTACATCGATCGCCTCAGGATTGATGACCCTGTGGGTGCGATCGCTGTCCACCTAGTTAATGGAACTTGGGGAACTTTGGCAGTTGGCTTGTTTGCCGTTGGTCCTAGTGATGCTCCTGGTGCCCTATACAGCGCAGGTCCAGCAGCAGGGTTGTTTGCAGGCGGCGGATTGAGTCAACTGTGGGTGCAGTTCCTTGGCATCATTAGCGTCGGCGGCATAACAGTCCTCCTCTCGGCTATCTTTTGGGCTGTCCTGAAAGCGATCTCGGGCATCCGAGTCTCTGAAGAAGAGGAAATCGTAGGTTTGGATATTGGTGAGCATGGGATGGAAGCTTACCACGGCTTCCTGAAGGATGGAAACGTGGTCGGCAATGGCGTAACCGATGCTGAGATCACCTCTAGCAATTACCAGTAA